The Opisthocomus hoazin isolate bOpiHoa1 chromosome 18, bOpiHoa1.hap1, whole genome shotgun sequence region AATGCTGAACGTACGAAGTGCCTGCCTCGGCTCTCCCCGAGGCCGCACGCGTGGCCGGCTGCGGGTGTCCACGCGGGGTGGAGCCCAGGCGCAGTCAGGGGGGTGTTGCACCGAGTGCTGGGACACGAGGCCTCCGTGGCACCCGTGAGGGGTCCCCGGGCTTCGCAGCGCCGTGGCAGGGGTCGATGTTGTCCTGTGTTTGCAAGTGCAGCACGGCTTTCCCAGCAGGGAGGAGCGTGCAATAGGAAAGCGTCGTGTCTGGAAAAGTCCTTATTTAACGGTGTGTTTCTTCTCATGACTCTGTGTTAGACTTGACTCAAGTCCCTGTGGCGGAATTTTGTTGTTCTCTTCCTCATTTTAAGCTACCTTCCTGCACTCCTGCGTTTGGTGGGGCTGAGCTGTAGGCTGGGGACCACCCAGGCTTGCTCTTGTCTTGCTGAAGCACAACCAGGGGCGCGTGGCTGGTGATTCCATGAGGGAGAGCAGCCCGTAGGAAGCACCTCCGGCTGGTTCTAAAGATGTTTGAGAAGATGTAAAGTTCACTGTTCCTCTTCGAAATCATCCCAGCTGGGAGCTTAAAGATTCTGTGCCAGCCTGATTTTGCAAATAATATTGGAATTCCAAAGCTTGTATTGGAATCATGTTGTGGACTACTGAAATGCAATCATGTATCTCCAAGACAATGTGGAGGACTGCAGAAGATGCTGGGATAAATACTTTAGCAGGGTGCCAGCATCGTTCTGACAAAGTCACCTTGGTCCCTTTAGAACCAGCGGGTCTGATTTTCCTGATTTAGTGTAAGTGAAGAGTCTCTCCCCTGTTTTTTTTTGCTAGTTATTTCATGACGTGTAAGACGAGTGAGGAGACTCGCCCCAGGTGTAGCAGCTCAGCCCAGTGCTCCTGTGTGGGCTCTGGCCGTGTGTCTGGAAGAGACCTCACAAAGCATCTGAGTGGGGAAAAACTGTTTACTGCTGCTCGCTGGAGGCTGAAGCCTAGGCTGAAGCGCTTGGTTGGTCCCCTCTGTGTTGCGAGACaacatacattttattttcctttttcctctgaagatgCATTTTGTAACCGGTGTTTAGAAAGCGCTGCCCGAGACCGCCCAAGCAGGCAGGCTGGACGCGTGGGCTGTCTGGGCTGGGAGAGGTACCTGCAGAGCTGGTCGTGCAGCTGCAACAGTCAGGGATAGCAGAAAGTGCAATTAATCAGGCTTTTTATAGACTGTTAGTGACAGCCCAATATCGTGTTCTTGTCCTTATGAGTAGAGGGAATCATAGAAATCGATAGAGAGAAAAAGTTCAAAGTAGTCCGGTTCCATTTGCACACAGAGCTTTGaatttgcttttgaaagaatTTTATGTTCAAGCACATATTCttaaaataattgttaaaaaaccaaacctttgGTGACTCCAGTAGGAAACCGCTGGCAGCTGGTGCCCAGGGTATCCGACCGGTCGCGGGCTCGACGTTCTCCGCAGCTCACAGGCTGCAGAACCTTGTTGCAGGACACGAACGTCGGCTCATCTGAGAGGAGAACGTCCTCTCCTCGGCGCTCGCTGCGGTGTGAGCCCCGGGGAGCCGCGCCGCAGCCTGTGACGGTCCGCGCGGCTGCggccatcgccccgcgtcccgctgCCAGCGGGGTTGCAGGCGCCCGGAACTCCTCCAGCTCTCCGTGGGTCCAGCTGGCCAAGGAGGAGCCCACGGGGGTGGATCTGTGTAGGACAATCAGTTTACTGCAATAAATCGTCGGGGGTTTTTTTAGATAGAAATGGGATGTCAAGTGTCACGAAGTGTAAATTAAGGAGCTTTAAATGTGGCAGGTTTTTATCTTTTGTATGTCTGTGACTTGCAGCAAACCTCAGATGACCTTTTGGATACAAATATTTTTACCTGCTTCTACTGTTTATAAGAATGAACCTCAACATTCCGTTTTTTGATATTTAAGCCATAATTGTAAAAACTGATttgaatttatttaaataataaattttactACAAAAATGCCTGTGGATGTGATGGTCTGACTGGAGTCTGCGTGGGGACAGCGATATTGGGGCTGAACCAAATGGTGAAAGAGAAAACGAGTGGCAGCGGCAGCACACGGCGGCGGAGAGcgtcctctgctccctgcccttccccgttcgctgggggggtttggggggtggttggggtttttgttgttgttttgggggattttttatATCGGAGTGACCTTTCCATGCCCTGTAGAGGGATGAGCATGGAGTCATGCTCAGGTACCTATAAGGGACAGGGTGCAGAAGGTGAGTGGAACTGGAGATGGAGAGAAGTTTGGGCGAGTGATCGGAAGAGCTTAGGATTGAGTTCAGGTGTTTTGGAGGAAGGACgtggagaaaaaaataacttggggtaaagaaaccaaaacagtatCATTGCAAGAAGCTGGCACTCGGCATCTTTTGGTGGATGGAAAGCGCTGGATGGCGGAGATGCTCCTGCCTGCTGTGCCTGGCATCCGCCGTGTCCTGCAAGACCGCCTGCTTCTCGCTCCCACCCGGGAGGGCCTCGCCCCGGGGCTGCGGTTTGGGGTGAGAAGCGTGGGATGGTTACTGCTGACCCGGAAAGATTTGGGGAAGGCACTTGTAAAATTGTTGTTGACAACGGAATGAGTTCAGTTCCACGCGAAAGGTTTCAAAATAAAGCTTACTGttacttttttctcattcttctttttcaaatggAGAACATAAGAAAAATGCTGGTGTGTGCCCCCTCATGCTTTCAGCGCACAAGCGCTGCCCTGCTCGCGTTCAGCAGCGGCAGCTCTTGTCTTCAAGGTGATGCTGTCCTGCCATTTTTCAAGGACGAGTGTTTCGGTGGTTGATCTTCTGATGGTGAACTCGTAGCACCTGTTGGGCTGCAGGCCCTGGACGATGCACATGTTGGAGGTGACGGTCTGCAGCCTACCATACCCCATTTCCGTCGGGCTCCCGCTTGTCACTAATTTCACCTGCAGGTCGTATCGCTCGAGGTGGGACTCTTGAGTTTCAGGGAACCACTGCAGCTTGGCCCACTCCTTGTATGCGAACGATTCCTTGCGGTCAAAAATCACCGGCGGCTTCGTATGGAGAGAAAGCCTGATGTTGGGGAGCCTGGCCCTGTGAAGATCTGCCTGTAACATCAAACTGTGCTTGATGTGGAGCTTTCCTGGCACTTGCAGGGAAGGGAGAATTTTCAGAAACTCGATGAGCTGCAACAGCTTCTGCATGGTGAAATCCCAGCTGGAGAGGAAAGTTACCATGTCGCAGGTCTCTAGGTGACGGCTCAGCTCCTCCCGACCTCGTTGCAGCTGCTCCAACAGCTCAGTTAAGAGCGAGAGCTGGATTTCACACTGGTTTTTCGCCACCTTCTTCATCCTCTGGAGCTGGCAGCGGTCTACCATTTGCAAGATGTCGGTGCGGGTGATCACCTGGTTCTGCTCTCTCATGTGCAGGTACCTGGGCTCGATCTGCAGGTAGAAGCCACACTTCTTCAGCAGCTCGGCTTTGCTCTGGTAGTGCTGGAGCCGGCAGGGGCTCAGCTCGGACTGCAGGAACCGCATGACAAGGCTTCTCCTCTTCGAGTACCGCTCCAGGCTGGCGTTGCCTGGCTGTTCTTCGCTCTGCGCAGCGCGCTCCGAACCGTTTTCAGGTCCGTTCCGAGACGTATCCATGATTCCAAAGCTCGGCTGCTGTGTCAGAAAGCAGAGGTGCTGAGAGCCAAAGGAAAAGCCGCTGTGCGGGAGTGTGATCACGGCTGTGACTCTTCTCTCCTCTTAATTATAAAGGTCAGCTGGTAAATTTATAGATGGGAAAGAACCGTTAGGCTAAGTGTGGTTTCAGAGGGATATTCCTTTATAGTCATACGGTTTCTAGTGTTTTCCATACTCTTACTTTCATATATTCCAACCAACTGGTCTCCTGCTACCCCCCCTTGAGAGGTTCTGCCTCCGCTTCATAGATTCACTGTCAGGAATTATTCCCCGATATACTCTGCCAAAATTTCTTCCTATCTTATTATCTTCTGTTTCATTCCAATTAGATGCCCTTGTACTCCTGTAAGCaaattctttccattcttctacacctctggagatgtctgtttttccctctttgtCATCTGCCAGGCTGTTCGGGCTTGAGACCCGTCTTCCCAGCCGGTTCCTACAGCTACACCATGACCTTGGTGATTCGGGTTAACCCTCTGTCCCCCGAGCGAGCTGGCAGGTGGCAGGCAGAACCCTGCGACACGCTGCGTGCTGCCTCACCGCTGCTGCCAGGAGGAGAGcgagtgtttcacagaatcccagcatggcagaggatggaagggacctctgtgggtcccccagccccagccatgtACAGGGCTGTTGGCCCCAACATCATTTGCACCGTCCCCTCCGTAAACCTCAGTGACCCACTTCTCAGCCCACCCCCCCTtcaccccccgctccccggggacgtGGTACCTCGGGTCCCTGCGGGTTCGGTGGCACCTGGCTGGCCCCGAGGGGAGATGGCGGCTGCGCGTGGGGACAGGACCGCAGCCCGCTGGCCTCTGCCTGCTCGGGCTCTGGCACCGCGTTTTGTACCGAAGGCGGTGACCTCCCATGGAACCTGGCTGTGCCATCACAATGCAGCGCATCACGGGCGTGGGCGCGGGCGCAGCGCGGTCCTCGGGCATCGGGCACGTGGGGCTGCGAGAAGGCTCTgtcccccagcctggggctgtgccCGGGCAGCGTCGGAGGACACGGAGGAGCAAAGGGACggagggacgtggtttagcaggtgtgggggtgttggggttggcggttggacttggtcttggaggtgttttccaacctccatggttctgtgattccgtggttCTAAAGCTCTGTTCTCTCTGCAGAGCGCTGGAACCGCAGGGGGTTCCGCAGCCaagggtcacagaatcccagcacgtttggggttggcagggccctctgtgggtcccccagcccaaccccctgcccaagcagggtcacccacagcaggctgctctgaagctactgaaggtgaagggctctggagcagaggctcgcgccgagggaccctttctccagtggcaaaaccgcagcggcgaggcggcgaGAAGCGCCGAGAGGAgacgccagccccccccccccgccccgggcgggaaagcgggaggtgccaacgagcggcagctctgcctcagcgggggcggagccgagtgtgacagcggccgaaccccctcacggataagagcggcccccgggcagcgcgggcggccagaggcggcgcagcagcgcGCGAGCGGCGCGGGCAGTTCTCTCGCGGGGAGTTCTCTCGCGGGGAGTTCTCGCGGGCAGTTCTCTCGCGGGGAGTTCTCGCGGGGAGTTCTCGCGGGGAGTTCTCGCGGGCAGTTCTCGCGGGCGGTTCTCGCGGGCGGTTCTCGCGGGCGGTTCGCGCGGGCAGTTTGCgcgggaaggcgacaggcagcgtgcagccgcccctcctggcaactcaagtagtgggcatcgcccatccaggagatattctagccatggttaccacccgtgggaaagctcttgctaggaggagtgtggggacccagacggagcccccacgcaagaacgcgggtgtccaggtctctggctgcagggagtgcctgagcctggcgctcgtaccggcggacagcagagacagcggctgtgtttggtgcgagcaggtgaatgacctgctcagcctggtggcagagctgaaagagtaagtggagaggctgaggagcatcctggagtgtgagagggagattgactggtggggcagcaccctgccctccctgaggccgaggcagcaggaggcggctccacgagaagcagagaaccccctaccctcttgccaccgagcagaaagaggggacctaagagatgggggggaatggaaaagggtccctgctcgggggggcaagcgaatctccccccggcctccctcacctgcccagttgcccttaagcaacagatatggggctctggaatgtgagggaccggccacagaggatgtgggtgaaggtgaagctccatccgggaggttgcccaggacgagtcggtcagccccacgtattacgactgcctcagctaagaaaaaaaggagggtcattgtcgaTCATACTCATACTGGGGTGACATCGtcacaacgtttccgtaacccacgccaacaatgATGCTGTGTTTTGAACTGTGCGATGCTCAGCGGAGTGCCCGTCCTGTCTGCCAGCGCGGCTGCGCTTTGGGGACCGAAGGCCCCGTCCGTTCGTCGAGGGCGGAAGGACTGCACGCAGCGGAGCCGCGCGGCCGGCTGCCGTCTGCCGCAGAGGACCAAAGCTGCTGAGCGCTGACAACAGAATGAGTTCAGTTCCACGCGAAAGGTTTCAAAATAAAGTTTATTGttacttttttctcattcttctttttcaaatggATAACGTAAGAAAAATGCTGGTGTGTGCCCCCTCATGCTTTCAGCGCGCAAGCACTGCCCTGCTCGCGTTCAGCAGCGGCAGCTCTTGTCTTCAAGGTGATGCTGTCCTGCCATTTTTCAAGGACGAGTGTTTCGGTGGTTGATCTTCTGATGGTGAACTCGTAGCACCTGTCGGGCTGCAGGCCCTGGACGATGCACATGTTGGAGGTGACGGTCTGCAGCCTACCATACCCCATTTCCGTCGGGCTCCCGCTTGTCACTAATTTCACCTGCAGCTCGTATCGCTCGAGGTGGGACTCTTGAGTTTCGGTGAACCACTGCAGCCTGGCCCGCTCCTTGTATGCGAACGATTCCTTGCGGTCAAAAATCACCGGCGGCTTCGTATGGAGAGAAAGCCTGATGTTGGGGAGCCTGGCCCTGTGAAGATCTGCCTGTAACATCAAacagtgcttgatgtggagcTTTCCTGGCACTTGCAAGGAAGGGAGAATTTTCAGAAACTCGATGAGCTGCAACAGCTTCTGCATGGTGAAATCCCAGCTGGAGAGGAAAGTTACCATGTCGCAGGTCTCTAGGTGACGGCTCAGCTCCTCCCGACCTCGTTCCAGCTGCTCCAACAGCTCAGTTAAGAGCGAGAGCTGGATTTCACACTGGTTTTTCGCCACCTTCTTCATCCTCTGGAGCTGGCAGCGGTCTACCATTTGCAAGATGTCGGTGCGCGTGATCACCTGGTTCTGCTCTCTCATGTGCAGGTACCTGGGCTCGATCTGCAGGTAGAAACCATACTTCTTCAGCAGCTCGGCTTTGCTCTGGTAGTGCTGGAGCCGGCAGGGGCTCAGCTCGGACTGCAGGAACCGCATGACAAGGCTTCTCCTCTTCGAGTACCGCTCCAGGCTGGCGTTGCCTGGCTGTTCTTCGCTCTGCGCAGCGCGCTCCGAACCGTTTTCAGGTCCGTTCCGAGACGTATCCATGATTCCAAAGCTCGGCTGCTGTGTCAGAAAGCAGAGGTGCTGAGAGCCAGAGGAAAAGCCGCTGTGCGGGAGTGTGATCACGGCTGTGACTCTTCTCTCCTCTTAATTATAAAGGTCAGCTGATAAATTTATAGATGGGA contains the following coding sequences:
- the LOC104339393 gene encoding fibronectin type III domain-containing protein 11, encoding MDTSRNGPENGSERAAQSEEQPGNASLERYSKRRSLVMRFLQSELSPCRLQHYQSKAELLKKCGFYLQIEPRYLHMREQNQVITRTDILQMVDRCQLQRMKKVAKNQCEIQLSLLTELLEQLQRGREELSRHLETCDMVTFLSSWDFTMQKLLQLIEFLKILPSLQVPGKLHIKHSLMLQADLHRARLPNIRLSLHTKPPVIFDRKESFAYKEWAKLQWFPETQESHLERYDLQVKLVTSGSPTEMGYGRLQTVTSNMCIVQGLQPNRCYEFTIRRSTTETLVLEKWQDSITLKTRAAAAEREQGSACALKA
- the LOC142363522 gene encoding fibronectin type III domain-containing protein 11-like, with the translated sequence MPEDRAAPAPTPVMRCIVMAQPGSMGGHRLRDPRYHVPGEQGVKGGWAEKRVTQVYGGDGANDVGANSPVDSGLIPTKQERNITVKSRGSGEKSQPSFGIMDTSRNGPENGSERAAQSEEQPGNASLERYSKRRSLVMRFLQSELSPCRLQHYQSKAELLKKYGFYLQIEPRYLHMREQNQVITRTDILQMVDRCQLQRMKKVAKNQCEIQLSLLTELLEQLERGREELSRHLETCDMVTFLSSWDFTMQKLLQLIEFLKILPSLQVPGKLHIKHCLMLQADLHRARLPNIRLSLHTKPPVIFDRKESFAYKERARLQWFTETQESHLERYELQVKLVTSGSPTEMGYGRLQTVTSNMCIVQGLQPDRCYEFTIRRSTTETLVLEKWQDSITLKTRAAAAEREQGSACALKA